In Halostagnicola kamekurae, a single genomic region encodes these proteins:
- the cas2 gene encoding CRISPR-associated endonuclease Cas2, whose translation MRLAVTYDVSDDTNRRRVYRTLERYGAWRQYSVFELDVSKSERVELEDELEEHIEPADGDRIRLYRLCESCQEATTDLGTEPPDEQSNVI comes from the coding sequence ATGAGACTCGCAGTAACGTACGACGTCAGCGACGACACGAATCGTCGGCGTGTCTACCGGACGCTAGAACGATACGGGGCGTGGCGCCAGTACAGCGTCTTCGAACTTGACGTCTCGAAGAGCGAGCGGGTCGAACTCGAAGACGAACTCGAGGAACACATCGAGCCAGCTGACGGAGATCGAATCCGGCTGTATCGGCTCTGCGAATCCTGCCAAGAGGCGACGACAGATCTCGGAACCGAACCACCGGACGAACAATCCAACGTTATCTGA